The sequence TAATCTTCTCCTTATGCAGGTTTTCAATTATTCCCCGATAACTTACTGCTCCAAGCTCTAAGCTGGAGGATATTTCATTGAGGGCATCGAGGAGGTTTTGAATTGCAAATTCAAGCTGCTTGTATATTCCATCTTTGGCAAGCCCCATCTTTGAAAATCTTTCTTGAGTTTTTGGAAACGATGTTCTTATAGCCTGAATGCTCTTTTCTATGAGCTTTATTCTATACCCAATCTCTTCTTTCTTCACACATAACACCAAGAATAATTAGGGAATAAGAAAAGATAAGGTTTTTCATGGAGTTAAGTCCATTGGTTTGAGCTCTTCCAGCAGATGTTTTGCAAGTTTTATGGTATTATCAACGTCTCTCGCATCGGCAAGCTCTACCTGTGAGTGCATATATTTTATTGGAATCGAAAGGACTGCTGTCGCTACTCCTTCACGGTTTATCTGCATGATGTTTGCATCAGTTCCGGTTGGTCTTGGGCTTGGCTCTACTTGGAGGGGTATCTCGTATTTCTTGGCAACTTCATCAGCAAATGCCCTTATCTTTGGATTTATGTTTGGTCCAACGTCCATTACGGGGCCTTTTCCGAGCTCTGGGACTATTTTTCCTTTGTCCCCTGGCTGTTTGGCAAAGGTAACGTCCATCGCTATTCCAATCTCTGGGTCAATTGCATAGCTTGCCACCCTAGCACCTCTCAGTCCAACCTCTTCTTGGACGCTTGCCACGAAGTATATGTCTGCTTGATGTCCTTCCAATGCTCTTGCCGCTTCTATCATTGCATATAGGCAGATT comes from Thermococcus litoralis DSM 5473 and encodes:
- the hepT gene encoding type VII toxin-antitoxin system HepT family RNase toxin; this translates as MKKEEIGYRIKLIEKSIQAIRTSFPKTQERFSKMGLAKDGIYKQLEFAIQNLLDALNEISSSLELGAVSYRGIIENLHKEKIIDDELKEKLDFLVQLRDVLVYNYDILNDEIAFKNMEEYLQFLEEGLKFLTSFLEGEG